In Priestia megaterium NBRC 15308 = ATCC 14581, the following proteins share a genomic window:
- the nasC gene encoding assimilatory nitrate reductase catalytic subunit NasC, whose translation MTEMLLKYFREQQKQVETERIYNTQCPYCSMQCKMQLVEQTHVKRKTYKTIGTDNPTSQGRLCIKGMNAHQHPLHKDRIQYPLLKVNGEFVKISWKEALHYIKENVAEIQEKNGADALGVYGSASITNEEAYLLGKFARVALKTKYIDYNGRLCMSAAASAASKTFGMDRGFTNSLQEIPFTECIMLAGTNIAECQPTIMPYFEKAKENGAFIIAIDPRETATTKIADLHLKLKPGSDAALANGILKILIEENYLDERFLQERVNGFEEVIQYVASLEFNIIEEITGVPLEEMYQAARMFGQRKTGMIFTARGVEQQTDGSAAVQNFLNILLSVGKIGKPRCGYGAITGQGNGQGAREHGQKADQLPGYRSIENHEHRMYIADVWNIEEKDLPRKGVSAYEMIEKIHDGEIKGLFLMCSNPTVSNPNANFVKKAFEKLEFLVVADMFESETAKLANLILPASSYLEDEGTMTNVEGRVTLREASFPCGGEIKHDWEILCEIAKALGKEEHFSFSSAEEIFNELRIASKGGIADYSGITYERLREEKGILWPCRSLTDKGTERLFETRFAHSDGKAMMVPVSNQAIVPKAKITEKYPLYLTTGRVMSHYLTGVQTRKSASLSARNFESFMEIHPLTAKKYEILNQELVQIESSYGRIVVRSKFSEGIRPDTVFVPFHWADSQNVNNLVSEKLDPACKMPGFKVSAVKISPSVKRNSY comes from the coding sequence ATGACTGAGATGCTATTGAAATATTTTCGTGAGCAGCAAAAGCAAGTTGAAACCGAGCGTATCTATAATACTCAGTGTCCTTACTGCAGCATGCAGTGCAAAATGCAGCTAGTTGAACAAACACATGTAAAAAGGAAAACGTATAAAACAATTGGAACAGACAACCCTACTTCTCAAGGAAGGTTATGTATCAAAGGAATGAATGCGCATCAGCATCCTTTGCATAAAGATCGGATTCAATATCCTTTATTAAAAGTAAACGGAGAGTTTGTAAAGATTTCTTGGAAAGAAGCTCTTCACTATATTAAGGAAAACGTTGCAGAGATTCAAGAGAAGAATGGAGCAGATGCGCTAGGTGTTTATGGAAGTGCCTCTATTACAAATGAAGAAGCTTACTTATTAGGGAAATTTGCTCGAGTTGCGTTAAAAACAAAGTATATTGATTACAATGGACGCTTATGTATGTCGGCTGCTGCTTCTGCTGCTAGTAAAACATTTGGCATGGACCGAGGATTTACGAATAGCTTGCAGGAGATTCCGTTTACTGAATGTATTATGTTAGCTGGAACAAATATTGCGGAATGTCAGCCAACGATTATGCCTTATTTTGAGAAAGCAAAAGAAAACGGAGCCTTTATTATTGCAATTGATCCAAGAGAAACCGCTACAACTAAAATAGCTGATTTACACTTGAAACTTAAGCCGGGGAGCGATGCGGCATTAGCCAATGGAATCTTGAAGATCCTTATCGAAGAAAATTATCTAGATGAACGATTTCTACAAGAACGTGTCAATGGATTTGAAGAAGTAATTCAATATGTGGCGTCTCTAGAATTTAATATCATTGAAGAAATAACGGGAGTGCCACTTGAAGAGATGTACCAAGCTGCCCGTATGTTTGGTCAAAGAAAAACGGGAATGATTTTTACTGCTAGAGGGGTAGAGCAGCAAACAGACGGAAGTGCTGCGGTGCAGAATTTTTTGAATATTCTACTTTCTGTTGGGAAAATCGGTAAACCTCGCTGCGGATATGGGGCTATTACCGGTCAAGGAAATGGGCAAGGAGCCCGGGAGCATGGTCAAAAAGCGGATCAGCTTCCAGGCTACCGTTCAATCGAAAATCATGAGCACCGGATGTATATAGCAGATGTGTGGAACATAGAGGAGAAAGATCTTCCTAGAAAAGGTGTTTCTGCATATGAGATGATTGAAAAAATTCATGATGGTGAGATTAAAGGGCTGTTTTTGATGTGTTCAAATCCAACAGTTTCAAATCCAAATGCTAATTTTGTTAAGAAGGCTTTTGAAAAGCTTGAATTTCTAGTGGTAGCAGATATGTTTGAATCAGAAACGGCAAAATTAGCAAACTTGATCTTACCAGCATCTTCCTACTTGGAAGATGAAGGAACCATGACAAATGTAGAGGGAAGAGTTACATTACGCGAAGCTAGCTTTCCATGCGGCGGCGAAATCAAACACGACTGGGAAATACTATGTGAAATTGCTAAAGCTTTAGGGAAAGAGGAGCATTTTTCATTTTCATCAGCTGAAGAAATATTTAATGAACTGCGAATAGCAAGTAAAGGAGGGATCGCGGATTACTCTGGTATTACGTACGAACGATTACGAGAGGAAAAAGGAATTTTATGGCCATGCAGAAGCTTAACAGATAAAGGAACCGAGCGCCTGTTTGAAACGCGTTTTGCTCATAGTGATGGAAAAGCGATGATGGTCCCTGTCTCGAATCAAGCTATTGTACCTAAAGCAAAAATAACGGAAAAATATCCTCTCTATTTAACAACGGGGAGAGTGATGTCGCACTATTTAACGGGTGTGCAAACGCGAAAAAGTGCGTCTTTATCTGCTAGAAATTTCGAATCTTTTATGGAAATCCACCCGTTAACAGCGAAAAAATATGAAATTTTGAATCAAGAATTAGTACAAATTGAATCTTCATATGGAAGGATTGTGGTAAGAAGCAAATTTTCAGAGGGCATTCGGCCAGATACCGTATTTGTTCCTTTTCACTGGGCGGATTCTCAAAATGTTAATAACCTTGTTTCTGAGAAATTAGATCCCGCCTGTAAGATGCCGGGGTTTAAAGTAAGTGCTGTGAAGATTAGCCCTTCTGTAAAAAGAAACAGCTATTAA
- a CDS encoding MFS transporter: MFSKRPLSVLLISTLSMIIAFSVWSVFAPIAADIQVMYSLTNAEKSVLIATPVLLGSLMRIPMGILTDRFGGRKVYSLTMLALLLPTICAGFTHSYSMLLFWAFFIGMAGTTFAISITYVSKWYSPQKQGFILGIAGMGNLGSAVASFSIPLIFFSFGLPWVFWSLAIAVALMALLLWVGTSDHPSVASPKTLQESLSVLKFKETWFLSIFYFLTFGGFVTFSIYLPTILHDQFNASTVDSGLKTAVFVVLATFVRPLGGYLSDVFGAKKVLTFVFTAMLLIGLFIAFTITAFSLFSVGCLLAAITLGIGNGAVFKMVPSVSTGNIGAVTGIVGAFGGVGGFFPPIVLGFIKDTSGDYVVGFSLLALFALFCLLLNYSGFKKQNVRINQKHLA, translated from the coding sequence ATGTTTTCTAAACGGCCCTTATCTGTACTTCTTATCTCGACTTTATCTATGATTATTGCTTTTTCAGTATGGTCTGTCTTCGCACCTATCGCTGCAGATATTCAAGTAATGTATTCATTAACCAATGCTGAAAAAAGTGTCTTAATTGCCACTCCCGTCTTATTAGGTTCCCTCATGCGAATCCCGATGGGGATTTTAACAGATCGCTTCGGGGGAAGAAAAGTCTATTCTTTGACTATGCTGGCTCTTTTACTCCCTACCATTTGTGCAGGCTTTACTCATTCTTATTCTATGCTGCTCTTTTGGGCATTTTTTATCGGCATGGCTGGAACAACATTTGCTATTTCCATTACCTATGTCTCTAAATGGTATTCACCTCAAAAGCAAGGTTTTATTTTAGGAATTGCTGGGATGGGCAACTTAGGATCGGCGGTAGCAAGCTTTAGTATTCCACTTATCTTTTTTTCTTTTGGCTTGCCTTGGGTATTTTGGAGTTTAGCAATTGCGGTAGCCTTAATGGCTCTTTTATTATGGGTAGGAACTTCAGACCACCCTTCTGTTGCTTCCCCCAAAACGCTGCAGGAATCTTTATCGGTATTAAAATTTAAAGAAACGTGGTTTTTATCCATTTTCTATTTTTTAACATTTGGTGGATTTGTAACGTTCAGCATCTATCTTCCTACCATTTTGCATGATCAATTTAACGCTTCAACTGTAGACAGTGGACTGAAAACAGCTGTATTTGTTGTGCTAGCAACGTTTGTACGGCCTCTTGGAGGATATTTATCGGATGTCTTCGGAGCAAAAAAAGTACTCACCTTCGTCTTTACCGCAATGCTACTAATAGGGTTATTTATTGCATTTACCATCACTGCCTTCTCCCTATTTAGCGTAGGTTGTTTACTTGCAGCCATTACTCTTGGTATCGGAAATGGAGCTGTTTTTAAAATGGTTCCATCTGTTTCAACAGGAAATATTGGAGCTGTTACCGGGATCGTAGGAGCATTCGGAGGAGTAGGCGGCTTCTTTCCCCCTATTGTGCTAGGCTTTATAAAAGATACAAGCGGAGATTACGTTGTTGGTTTTTCCTTACTAGCGCTTTTTGCCCTATTCTGTCTCTTACTAAATTATTCTGGATTCAAAAAACAAAATGTACGTATTAACCAAAAGCACCTTGCCTGA
- the speE gene encoding polyamine aminopropyltransferase, with amino-acid sequence MTEKHPLSGYKKDDNGVLWIWSYVGQARVKMGYKVKSLLHYEQSSYQQISIVDTKWYGKMLVLDGTPQISTGEGFIYNEMISHVPIITHSNPKKVAMIGGGDCGPAREAMKYDGIQQIDVVEIDPKVTEICRTWLTPASCYDGETRLNMIHRDGIDWIQEQKGVYDVLIIDRPDPVGPGKKLFQPDFYQYVYNSLKDDGVVVFQSGSPYYNTSTLQGTIKNLKELFPIVRTYLVTIPLFPCGIWSFTIASKKMDPLQADLTKLQHTDTQYIDPEIFRASFVLPKYIKEIVDGKDS; translated from the coding sequence GTGACAGAAAAGCATCCTCTTTCAGGTTATAAAAAGGATGATAATGGAGTTCTCTGGATATGGAGTTACGTTGGACAGGCTAGAGTGAAAATGGGGTATAAAGTAAAAAGTCTGCTTCACTATGAGCAATCTTCCTATCAACAAATCAGTATTGTGGATACAAAATGGTATGGGAAAATGTTGGTGCTAGATGGTACTCCACAAATTTCAACAGGAGAAGGGTTTATTTATAATGAAATGATTAGCCATGTGCCGATTATAACGCATTCAAATCCTAAAAAAGTTGCGATGATTGGCGGAGGAGACTGTGGTCCTGCACGGGAGGCCATGAAGTATGACGGAATTCAACAAATTGATGTAGTCGAAATCGATCCAAAAGTTACAGAAATCTGCCGCACATGGCTAACTCCGGCTTCTTGTTATGATGGTGAAACTAGGCTCAATATGATACATCGCGATGGAATAGATTGGATTCAAGAACAAAAGGGAGTTTATGATGTTCTCATAATTGATCGGCCTGACCCTGTTGGACCGGGAAAAAAACTATTTCAACCTGATTTTTATCAATATGTCTACAACAGCCTTAAGGATGATGGCGTGGTTGTTTTTCAATCAGGATCTCCTTACTACAATACTTCTACATTACAAGGCACAATTAAAAATTTAAAGGAGCTATTTCCAATTGTCCGCACATATTTAGTGACTATACCTCTTTTCCCTTGCGGCATTTGGAGTTTTACGATTGCTTCTAAAAAAATGGATCCTCTTCAGGCCGATTTGACGAAGCTACAGCATACAGATACTCAATATATTGATCCTGAAATTTTCCGTGCATCATTTGTTTTACCTAAATATATAAAAGAAATAGTAGACGGAAAAGATTCCTAA
- a CDS encoding putative amidoligase domain-containing protein, whose protein sequence is MDPMREELGILSDKEMTLQTLNLNNVPSVELVDPKTCSYPVIGRKYGHHSGRDIVIVNTKDQAIYEGYDYFTKMYAIDKEYFLEVEGLNVKSVQVVTSEHVVFNEIPIRTKAFGWKLERINSMDVPEMLVSIAIRALYVTGAKSGFVKMGVLENGECIVTDINSSESEWIENPLKPSVLFSMGADVEFMLSCDGELLPASTFFSVEGPIGCDERQIEQDSGEYALVEVRPEKANSSTELFENIQKLIEKASAQVPYENIHFRAGSMPFSGYQCGGHIHFGIPLSLSLLRALDHYLAIPVALIEESKTAKLRRKTNHGGLGRYREKPYGFEYLTLSSWIIDPRITLSTLALAQLVATHHHELKSEFLFHPLTQRAYYQGNKIFLKRMWKDIKANLMKTSSYPHYQNELSFLFEMIEKEIPCDESKDIRRNWNVKISKEIYDRGHIIQIPKKLRLKYGLKEGQSTIVSAGKAISTATVHSYPFSFRHPNMVQLSKSLRDKLSLPKDWCPKLSASEGIITLGPIIGILANRPFERQTTYFHHLCRLATEKRMLVYVFEPEDIDWEKKLVKGTTINGEGLFPFPAVIYDRYFIDGRKNILIDEVRAKLQAIYKIPFVNSSNLFQLTGDKWATYELLMKEYEEFLPESRLVQNSADIAEMLDSYGEVYLKPLGGALSKGVMRIVRRPTGIFWFDLNKKELHQFSNMEELFTLLSPLMKNNPYLVQEGIRRKQHKDKNLEIRVYMQKNEKQIWLRTGMVARLTGEDVLTEDSETNMRLSKILNSLYPDPTDRRLIINQLAKISKNIVATVEEKVGPFGELAVDLCIDQYGSIKLLEINAKPDSLFSQIRAYKLRTLAGIRLLNYASSLAGYEEEKEDVT, encoded by the coding sequence ATGGATCCAATGAGAGAAGAGTTAGGGATATTATCTGATAAAGAAATGACGTTGCAAACTCTTAATCTGAATAATGTACCGTCTGTTGAATTAGTTGACCCCAAAACCTGTTCATATCCAGTGATAGGGAGGAAGTATGGTCACCATAGCGGAAGAGATATTGTCATCGTAAATACAAAGGATCAAGCAATATATGAAGGATATGATTATTTTACGAAAATGTATGCAATAGACAAAGAATATTTCCTAGAAGTGGAAGGGCTGAACGTAAAATCAGTACAAGTAGTTACTAGTGAACACGTTGTATTTAATGAAATACCCATTCGAACAAAAGCCTTCGGCTGGAAATTAGAACGGATAAACAGCATGGATGTACCGGAAATGTTGGTAAGCATAGCCATTCGAGCGCTTTATGTAACGGGAGCTAAAAGCGGCTTTGTCAAAATGGGGGTATTAGAAAATGGAGAGTGTATCGTCACAGATATTAACTCATCAGAAAGTGAATGGATAGAAAATCCATTAAAGCCTAGTGTTCTTTTTAGCATGGGTGCTGACGTTGAGTTTATGTTAAGTTGTGATGGAGAGCTTCTACCAGCTTCTACTTTTTTTTCTGTTGAAGGTCCGATAGGCTGTGATGAAAGACAAATAGAGCAAGATAGCGGTGAGTATGCATTAGTAGAAGTTAGGCCTGAAAAAGCGAATTCATCAACAGAACTATTTGAGAATATTCAAAAATTAATAGAAAAAGCATCTGCACAGGTACCATATGAAAATATTCATTTTCGGGCAGGCAGCATGCCGTTTTCAGGGTATCAATGTGGAGGACATATTCATTTTGGCATTCCGCTTTCTTTATCCTTATTAAGAGCTCTTGACCACTACCTTGCTATTCCCGTAGCGCTGATAGAAGAATCTAAGACCGCTAAACTCAGACGGAAGACGAACCATGGAGGCCTTGGACGCTATCGTGAGAAACCGTATGGATTTGAGTATTTAACTTTAAGCTCTTGGATTATCGACCCTAGAATTACTCTCTCCACTTTAGCTCTTGCTCAGCTAGTTGCTACCCATCATCATGAATTAAAAAGCGAATTTTTATTTCATCCACTTACGCAGCGTGCCTACTATCAAGGGAATAAAATCTTTCTTAAACGAATGTGGAAAGATATCAAGGCCAATCTTATGAAAACATCCAGCTATCCACACTATCAAAATGAACTATCTTTTCTATTTGAAATGATAGAAAAAGAAATTCCTTGTGATGAATCAAAGGATATTCGTAGGAATTGGAATGTAAAGATTTCTAAAGAAATCTATGACCGCGGACATATTATTCAAATCCCCAAAAAGCTCCGTTTAAAATACGGCCTCAAAGAGGGGCAGTCTACGATTGTTAGTGCAGGAAAGGCAATATCAACTGCAACTGTTCATTCTTATCCTTTTTCATTTCGCCATCCAAATATGGTTCAACTCTCTAAATCTCTCCGTGATAAACTATCTCTCCCGAAAGATTGGTGCCCCAAGCTATCAGCTTCAGAAGGCATCATAACTTTAGGTCCTATCATTGGCATTCTTGCTAACCGTCCTTTTGAAAGACAAACAACCTATTTCCATCATCTATGTCGCTTAGCAACTGAAAAGCGAATGCTTGTATATGTGTTTGAACCCGAAGATATTGATTGGGAGAAAAAATTGGTTAAAGGAACAACCATTAACGGTGAAGGGCTTTTTCCTTTTCCTGCTGTTATTTATGACCGTTATTTCATAGATGGTAGAAAGAATATTTTAATAGATGAAGTAAGGGCAAAACTCCAGGCGATTTATAAAATTCCTTTTGTTAATTCTTCAAATTTGTTTCAGCTTACGGGAGATAAGTGGGCAACATATGAACTTCTTATGAAAGAATATGAAGAATTTCTTCCAGAGTCACGTCTCGTACAAAATTCTGCTGACATTGCAGAAATGCTTGATAGCTATGGAGAAGTTTATTTAAAACCGCTTGGCGGAGCCTTAAGTAAAGGAGTCATGCGTATCGTTCGCCGACCAACAGGCATCTTTTGGTTCGATCTTAATAAAAAAGAGCTGCATCAATTCAGTAATATGGAAGAATTATTTACTTTGCTCTCTCCTTTGATGAAAAACAATCCTTATCTTGTTCAAGAAGGAATTCGCAGAAAACAGCATAAAGATAAAAATTTGGAAATACGGGTTTATATGCAAAAAAATGAAAAGCAAATTTGGCTTCGAACGGGTATGGTTGCGCGTCTCACCGGTGAAGATGTGCTAACGGAAGATTCTGAAACGAATATGCGCCTCAGCAAAATATTAAACAGTTTATATCCTGATCCAACAGACAGAAGGCTCATTATAAACCAATTAGCTAAAATATCTAAAAATATTGTTGCAACAGTAGAGGAGAAAGTAGGTCCTTTTGGGGAGCTGGCGGTAGATTTATGTATAGATCAGTACGGTTCCATAAAGTTACTTGAAATAAATGCAAAACCAGATAGTCTATTCTCACAAATTAGAGCCTACAAGCTGCGTACTTTGGCGGGGATTCGTCTGCTTAATTATGCGTCTTCACTGGCTGGTTACGAAGAAGAAAAGGAGGATGTAACATGA
- a CDS encoding Mur ligase family protein, giving the protein MKHFTLNEILKQTGGDLCYGSGNPVIKHAINYAKKDIEDHTLIFHLDREPIRGKYWKENHSIVVITDHPELCTNLEGNIILVKTAQLEEAYWKFIEYYRGLFDLPVIGVTGTCGKTTTKEMIRQILIEDYKVKATWMSMNSMSVNLRYLTGIDDTTEVAVFEMPVAYPGYLKVACRYFQPQIRILLNIGVHHLADCETPEEYMKAKAEIVEGLDPNSGILILNADDENIKRVLDVRHLQNVVYIGKNGSSQFQAKDIKYANGGMAFTLKYQNTEYDAFIPGYGEHNVYNALAAIAAVFYVGVDISVAIQRLSLFEQVEEHLEFKRGMNECTVINDTWNSSPLSMATALGVLSDMSKEKQSIALLGYMPQLGEGPYAIKQYEDMGKKAAESKIDILVVVGEEAKAIGTGALKCGMDPNKVYFCKTGDEVYNVLAPYLNENTMILLKVTHRVMTKPTFKELRNKLIPDNEE; this is encoded by the coding sequence ATGAAGCACTTCACATTAAATGAAATCCTTAAACAAACGGGGGGAGACCTTTGTTATGGATCAGGAAATCCTGTTATTAAACATGCTATAAACTACGCTAAAAAGGATATAGAGGATCATACACTCATCTTTCATTTAGATAGAGAACCGATTAGAGGGAAGTATTGGAAAGAAAATCATTCAATTGTCGTTATAACAGATCACCCTGAGCTGTGCACGAACTTAGAGGGAAATATTATTCTTGTTAAAACAGCTCAATTAGAAGAGGCTTATTGGAAATTTATCGAATACTACCGAGGGCTTTTTGATCTTCCTGTTATTGGTGTTACAGGAACTTGTGGAAAAACGACCACAAAAGAGATGATCCGACAAATATTAATTGAAGATTATAAAGTGAAAGCTACGTGGATGAGTATGAATTCTATGTCTGTAAATCTACGTTATTTAACAGGTATTGATGATACGACAGAAGTAGCTGTTTTTGAAATGCCTGTCGCTTATCCGGGCTATTTAAAAGTTGCGTGTCGCTACTTTCAGCCACAAATACGAATTCTATTAAATATAGGCGTGCACCATCTCGCTGATTGTGAAACACCTGAAGAATATATGAAAGCAAAAGCCGAAATTGTAGAAGGCTTAGATCCAAACAGCGGCATTTTGATTTTAAACGCAGATGATGAAAATATTAAGAGAGTGCTTGATGTTAGGCACCTTCAAAATGTTGTATATATAGGTAAAAATGGTAGTTCCCAATTTCAAGCAAAAGATATTAAATATGCTAATGGAGGAATGGCTTTTACTTTAAAGTACCAAAACACAGAATACGATGCTTTTATCCCTGGATATGGTGAACATAATGTGTATAATGCACTGGCTGCCATTGCTGCAGTATTTTATGTGGGCGTTGATATTTCCGTTGCCATACAAAGACTTAGCTTGTTTGAACAAGTAGAAGAACATTTGGAATTTAAAAGAGGAATGAATGAATGTACGGTAATTAATGATACATGGAACTCTTCACCTTTATCGATGGCTACAGCTCTTGGAGTTCTTAGTGATATGTCAAAAGAGAAACAATCTATTGCTTTATTAGGTTACATGCCTCAGCTAGGAGAAGGACCTTATGCAATTAAACAATATGAAGATATGGGAAAAAAAGCAGCGGAATCAAAGATTGATATTTTAGTGGTAGTAGGAGAAGAAGCAAAAGCTATTGGGACAGGAGCTTTAAAATGTGGAATGGACCCTAATAAAGTCTATTTTTGTAAGACTGGTGATGAAGTATACAATGTGCTAGCGCCATATTTAAATGAAAATACAATGATTTTATTAAAAGTAACGCACCGTGTTATGACAAAACCTACTTTTAAGGAATTAAGAAATAAACTTATTCCAGACAACGAAGAGTAA
- the aepX gene encoding phosphoenolpyruvate mutase, producing the protein MKKTKQLRELIESKQLEFIMEAHSALSAKIVEEAGFKGIWASGLSLSAALGVRDNNEASWTQVLDILEFMSDATSIPILLDGDTGYGNFNNARRLVKKLEQRDIPGVCIEDKLFPKTNSFIKGEAQPLADINEFCGKIKAMKDSQNDEDFVVVSRVEAFIAGWGLKEALKRAEAYRQAGTDAVLIHSKRSDMTEIEAFMKEWGNRLPVIIVPTKYYSVPTDKFSDLGISLSIWANHNLRSSITAMQKTSAQIYYDKSLINVEKNVSPLEEVFRLQKAEELDIAEKLYLSSANHSMNAMILVKESANEALITEQINQLKKVGVTNSIKVGSDKAMEDKAFPNKGELYHLYAARDKLGTATLISDSNIVYKTHVFEELIHESGDITIVAGADYELKGNQTSYVTAKLPYSKQLYSKTVDLIQMSRNPNSNNIHGEFIGLWKVSAKGTEVVKKALEELAQRKDFAQLTFSDFFNYVNLIHPVAVKYTMGSWIDTETYTKIQKDGGKND; encoded by the coding sequence ATGAAGAAGACTAAACAGCTAAGAGAGTTGATAGAAAGTAAACAGCTAGAGTTTATTATGGAGGCTCACAGTGCGCTATCTGCAAAGATTGTAGAAGAAGCAGGGTTCAAAGGGATATGGGCCAGCGGCCTATCATTATCTGCAGCACTGGGTGTAAGAGATAATAATGAGGCTTCATGGACACAGGTATTAGACATCTTAGAGTTTATGAGTGACGCAACGTCCATTCCAATTCTTCTAGATGGTGATACAGGCTATGGGAACTTTAATAATGCAAGAAGATTAGTTAAGAAATTGGAGCAGCGAGACATTCCAGGCGTATGTATTGAAGATAAATTGTTTCCAAAAACAAACTCATTTATTAAAGGTGAAGCACAGCCGCTTGCAGATATTAATGAATTTTGCGGCAAAATCAAAGCAATGAAAGATAGCCAAAATGACGAAGATTTTGTAGTGGTATCGCGTGTAGAAGCTTTTATTGCAGGGTGGGGGCTGAAGGAAGCTTTAAAACGTGCAGAAGCTTATCGCCAAGCGGGAACCGACGCCGTTTTGATTCATAGTAAAAGGTCAGATATGACAGAGATTGAAGCTTTTATGAAAGAGTGGGGAAACAGGCTTCCGGTTATTATTGTTCCAACCAAATATTATTCAGTTCCAACTGATAAATTTAGTGATTTAGGAATTAGCTTGAGCATTTGGGCCAACCATAACTTAAGATCTTCCATTACAGCTATGCAAAAAACGTCCGCTCAGATTTATTACGATAAAAGCTTGATTAACGTAGAAAAAAATGTCTCTCCGCTTGAGGAAGTTTTCCGTCTTCAAAAAGCTGAAGAGCTAGACATCGCAGAGAAACTTTATTTAAGCTCTGCCAACCATAGCATGAACGCTATGATTCTGGTAAAAGAATCAGCAAATGAAGCTTTGATAACTGAGCAGATAAATCAGTTAAAAAAAGTCGGCGTGACAAATAGTATAAAAGTAGGTTCCGACAAAGCTATGGAAGATAAGGCGTTTCCTAATAAAGGGGAATTATATCATCTCTATGCTGCAAGAGATAAGTTAGGAACGGCTACTTTAATAAGCGATAGTAACATCGTATATAAAACACATGTTTTTGAGGAGTTAATTCATGAAAGTGGCGATATCACTATTGTAGCAGGAGCTGATTATGAGTTAAAAGGGAATCAAACATCTTATGTAACTGCTAAACTTCCCTATTCCAAGCAGCTGTATTCCAAAACAGTAGACTTGATTCAAATGTCGCGCAATCCAAACTCTAACAACATTCACGGTGAATTCATTGGTCTTTGGAAAGTTTCCGCAAAAGGCACTGAGGTTGTAAAAAAAGCTTTGGAAGAACTGGCGCAAAGAAAAGATTTTGCTCAGCTCACGTTTTCTGATTTCTTTAATTATGTTAATCTAATTCACCCGGTTGCTGTTAAAT